From Priestia aryabhattai, one genomic window encodes:
- the mce gene encoding methylmalonyl-CoA epimerase, whose translation MIKGIDHIGVAVKSIEDSLPFYEKVLGLSLLKVEEVEEQGVKVAFIQCGNVKIELLEPLFEDSAVGTFIKKRGEGLHHVALGVRTIEERITELKEKGVQMIDDIPRRGAGEASIAFLHPKSANGVLYELCEKTLEEEKKHG comes from the coding sequence GTGATAAAAGGAATTGATCACATAGGAGTAGCTGTAAAATCAATTGAAGACAGCCTGCCTTTTTATGAAAAGGTATTGGGATTGTCTCTATTAAAAGTAGAAGAAGTAGAAGAACAAGGTGTAAAAGTTGCTTTTATTCAGTGCGGCAACGTAAAAATTGAATTATTAGAGCCGCTTTTTGAAGACAGTGCAGTCGGTACGTTTATCAAAAAGAGAGGTGAAGGTCTTCACCATGTTGCTTTAGGTGTGCGTACAATTGAAGAGCGAATTACAGAGTTAAAGGAAAAGGGTGTACAAATGATTGATGATATTCCGCGAAGAGGCGCAGGGGAAGCTTCCATTGCTTTTTTGCATCCAAAGTCAGCAAACGGTGTTCTTTATGAGCTCTGTGAAAAAACACTAGAGGAGGAGAAGAAACATGGTTGA
- the prli42 gene encoding stressosome-associated protein Prli42 has translation MSNKKIQKTIVFLMLLVMLISTLLAGLAMWF, from the coding sequence ATGTCTAATAAGAAAATCCAAAAGACTATTGTGTTTTTAATGCTTCTTGTCATGTTAATATCTACGCTTTTAGCAGGACTTGCCATGTGGTTTTAA
- a CDS encoding L,D-transpeptidase codes for MHVFAFILLLLSPVWPLGENPLLNDPYIIINKQSNELAYIQNKEIKQIIKVATGKTVNLTPEGEFTVTVKAVNPYYRRSNIGGGAPQNPLGVRWIGFDARETDGRIYGIHGTNQPDSIGKYVSNGCIRVENREVSHLYDQVPLGTKVWIVSTDQSFEELAAQKGILNIQQKTGD; via the coding sequence TTGCATGTGTTTGCTTTTATCCTTTTACTACTATCTCCGGTTTGGCCATTAGGAGAAAATCCGTTGCTAAATGATCCTTATATTATTATTAATAAACAAAGCAATGAGCTTGCTTATATTCAAAATAAAGAAATTAAACAAATTATCAAAGTAGCTACGGGGAAAACAGTTAATCTGACGCCCGAAGGAGAGTTCACGGTAACAGTAAAAGCTGTTAACCCCTATTATCGAAGAAGTAACATTGGGGGAGGCGCTCCTCAAAACCCTCTAGGTGTAAGGTGGATTGGGTTTGATGCAAGAGAGACTGACGGACGTATTTATGGCATTCACGGCACAAATCAGCCGGATTCCATCGGTAAATATGTATCGAATGGCTGTATTCGCGTAGAAAATCGTGAAGTAAGCCATTTATATGATCAAGTGCCATTAGGTACAAAAGTATGGATTGTATCTACAGATCAATCTTTTGAAGAGTTAGCTGCTCAAAAAGGCATTTTGAATATACAGCAAAAGACTGGTGACTAG